One genomic region from Cardinium endosymbiont of Dermatophagoides farinae encodes:
- a CDS encoding SIMPL domain-containing protein: protein MNIKKYGLIGLCLLLPLTSTASIGAKIKSGLNKILPNGLKKWIPGLSPEEKTAQLMEEQVDTSSNVLAQMKDAADSMRKLKERVEQANSIKNQSKLLFKDLSDAKYGKVVLGISEKISGISFNPSDYIPSVDNTSKLRRDYSFSYFIKKSLLGGLDSCINRRNNFLSEKPPKSLNGLCADIQRELHHSNQIKIAAKECNNRLIPIYKE, encoded by the coding sequence ATGAATATAAAAAAATATGGATTAATAGGTTTATGCTTATTATTGCCTTTAACCTCTACTGCAAGTATAGGCGCTAAGATAAAATCAGGGCTTAATAAAATTCTTCCTAATGGATTAAAAAAGTGGATTCCGGGTTTATCTCCAGAAGAAAAGACAGCCCAGTTAATGGAAGAACAAGTAGACACTTCTAGTAATGTTTTAGCACAAATGAAGGATGCAGCTGATAGCATGAGAAAATTAAAAGAGCGTGTAGAACAAGCTAATTCTATTAAAAACCAAAGTAAATTATTATTTAAAGACCTTTCTGACGCTAAATATGGTAAAGTAGTGCTAGGTATATCAGAAAAAATAAGTGGTATTAGCTTCAATCCGAGTGATTATATACCTAGTGTGGATAACACCAGTAAGCTTAGAAGAGATTATTCTTTTTCATACTTCATAAAAAAGTCCCTCTTAGGTGGGCTAGATTCTTGCATCAATAGAAGGAATAATTTCCTAAGCGAAAAGCCCCCAAAAAGTTTAAATGGACTTTGTGCTGATATACAAAGAGAATTGCATCACTCAAATCAAATCAAAATAGCAGCTAAAGAATGCAATAATCGCCTGATCCCCATCTACAAAGAATAG
- a CDS encoding VirB4 family type IV secretion system protein, giving the protein MTDLDRLHQYSSQVLAAFSRIGMRGYLETIDTANLFCTALPGNGNQVYRRIPIPLLTAVAHMNSTTPFTGYKAGVLLANRYREPIYFNPFNTDLDNQNAFIFGPSGSGKSFFNGKMIKDRFEAGHIVIVIDSGGTYRHLFSALGGKYIELSAEKSLGLNPFLFPANGSSRYLPDSSKIIFLVQLIGKMWKGDLNENPMSEVEKSLLSEWISAYYSDLSEAVIPTLTGFYDYLQALVEANGKAIIDLKKRKIVPFSGIFYCFKAICAWHLQRSFQCIIARLFSRP; this is encoded by the coding sequence ATGACTGATTTAGACAGGCTTCATCAATATAGTTCCCAGGTACTAGCTGCTTTTTCCAGGATAGGCATGCGCGGATATCTAGAAACCATCGATACCGCTAATCTATTTTGTACGGCTTTACCAGGAAATGGCAATCAAGTATATAGGCGTATACCTATTCCTTTGTTAACAGCAGTTGCCCATATGAATAGTACCACCCCCTTCACAGGCTATAAAGCAGGTGTTTTGCTAGCCAATAGATACAGAGAACCGATCTATTTCAACCCATTTAATACCGATTTAGACAACCAAAATGCCTTTATTTTCGGCCCTTCTGGATCTGGAAAATCCTTTTTTAATGGCAAAATGATTAAAGATCGATTTGAAGCAGGTCATATAGTGATTGTCATTGACAGTGGCGGAACCTATCGTCATTTATTTAGCGCTTTAGGTGGAAAATATATTGAACTCAGTGCAGAAAAATCTTTAGGATTAAATCCTTTTTTATTTCCAGCTAACGGGTCAAGCAGATACCTGCCAGATAGCAGCAAAATCATCTTTCTGGTTCAACTCATTGGCAAAATGTGGAAGGGAGATCTGAATGAAAATCCTATGAGTGAAGTAGAAAAATCTCTACTTTCTGAATGGATTAGTGCCTATTATAGCGATTTATCAGAAGCAGTTATCCCTACCTTAACGGGATTTTATGATTATTTACAAGCATTGGTAGAGGCTAATGGGAAAGCTATTATTGATCTTAAAAAAAGAAAAATTGTTCCCTTTTCAGGAATTTTTTATTGTTTTAAAGCCATTTGCGCATGGCATCTACAAAGATCATTTCAATGCATTATCGCAAGACTATTTAGTCGACCATAG
- a CDS encoding histone H1, with product MNRFEELKTLVLSLEDEFHKFYEKDNKAAGTRVRKGMQTLKKIAQEIRTNVSISKASIASPKDSDGKQA from the coding sequence ATGAATCGATTTGAAGAGTTAAAAACATTAGTACTTTCATTAGAGGATGAGTTTCATAAATTCTACGAGAAAGACAATAAAGCAGCTGGAACAAGGGTTCGTAAGGGTATGCAAACATTAAAAAAAATCGCACAAGAGATTCGAACAAATGTGTCGATATCGAAGGCGTCCATAGCCAGTCCAAAGGATTCAGATGGTAAACAAGCCTAA
- the traM gene encoding conjugative transposon protein TraM gives MLKKLFLTKVKRYQKVHFYGIVAFGKERVFSKLETAEFGKNAIPVAIGLYDSDYMVGLLAENLHPFIDQAQNKLLSSAASSSSHSWIREISRMVADGIKSVKNEQKVTIENRRKVLLKPIEK, from the coding sequence GTGTTAAAGAAGCTTTTTCTTACAAAGGTCAAGAGATACCAAAAGGTGCATTTTTATGGCATCGTTGCTTTTGGCAAAGAAAGGGTTTTTTCCAAATTAGAAACAGCTGAATTTGGTAAAAATGCCATTCCAGTTGCTATAGGTTTGTATGACTCAGATTATATGGTTGGGTTGTTGGCAGAAAATTTACATCCTTTCATCGACCAAGCCCAAAACAAATTGCTCAGCAGCGCAGCTAGTAGCAGTAGCCATTCTTGGATCAGGGAGATCAGCAGAATGGTAGCAGATGGCATTAAATCGGTTAAAAATGAGCAAAAAGTAACCATAGAAAATAGAAGAAAAGTACTCCTTAAACCAATAGAAAAATGA
- the rpoB gene encoding DNA-directed RNA polymerase subunit beta → MDVSSSQIASVAASLIPFLEHNDASRALMGSNMQRQAVPLIRPDVPIVCTGVEKRVAKEFRGLPTAEGNGLVTYVDSNTIVVQYDRSEDEALVAFDEASVTYSMDKFRGTNRSTCINLSPIVSKGSRIEKGQVLCEGYATKDAELALGKNLKVAFLSWQGYTFEDGIVISERIVRDDVFTSIHIKEFVLEIKDTKFGAEELTNEIPNVSEEAIAKLDLHGIVKVGTEVKEGDILIGKITPKGEIDVTPEARLLKAIFGDKAGDVKNTSLRVPSGMEGIVIDTKIFSSPERNKESKEKVKKELELLKKTHAKQLLKLRDIAIKKLSVVLDGVVTSGIYHQFGDEIIPEGTKLTTQLITEKLFPAKNMYRDESLYNVPAEANLIGDLLPTNWTADSSKNDLVGRIIANYIKKCTECIVRFKRERFTLEAGDGLPKGVVKVAKVYIAEKRKLKVGDKMSGRHGNKGIVCKIVPQEDMPFLADGTPVDVVLSPLGLPSRMNLGQLYETVLGWAGYQLGKRYVNPIFEGMALDQISNELDQAGLPAFGKTTVYDGGTGIPFSQKVTVGVVYLLKLAHLVDDKMHARSTGPYSLITQQPLGGKAQFGGQRFGEMEVWALEAYGAAYTLQEMLNTKSDDVVGRSKAYEAIVKGNNIPKPNLSESFNVLIHELRGLGLEITLV, encoded by the coding sequence ATGGATGTATCCAGTAGTCAAATTGCTTCGGTTGCTGCTTCTTTGATTCCATTTTTGGAGCACAATGATGCCAGTCGTGCGTTGATGGGTTCTAACATGCAACGTCAGGCCGTTCCTTTGATTCGGCCAGATGTACCCATTGTTTGTACCGGTGTAGAAAAAAGAGTAGCCAAAGAGTTTAGAGGGTTGCCTACTGCAGAGGGAAATGGTCTGGTGACTTATGTAGATAGTAATACAATTGTGGTCCAATATGATCGTTCAGAAGACGAAGCCCTTGTTGCATTTGATGAAGCTTCCGTAACCTATTCCATGGATAAGTTTAGAGGTACCAATCGAAGTACTTGTATTAACCTATCGCCAATCGTTTCTAAAGGCAGTCGTATAGAAAAAGGCCAGGTCCTTTGCGAAGGCTATGCTACTAAGGATGCGGAGCTCGCGCTGGGTAAAAATTTAAAAGTAGCCTTCTTATCCTGGCAAGGGTATACTTTTGAAGATGGTATTGTCATTTCTGAACGTATTGTTCGGGATGATGTATTTACCTCTATTCATATCAAAGAATTTGTGCTGGAGATAAAGGACACCAAATTTGGTGCAGAAGAGTTGACCAATGAAATTCCAAATGTTAGTGAAGAAGCGATTGCTAAGTTAGACCTTCATGGCATTGTTAAAGTAGGCACAGAAGTTAAAGAAGGAGATATCTTAATTGGAAAAATCACCCCAAAGGGCGAGATAGATGTTACCCCAGAGGCCAGGCTTTTGAAAGCTATTTTTGGTGATAAAGCAGGGGATGTAAAGAATACCTCTTTAAGGGTTCCATCTGGTATGGAAGGTATTGTCATCGATACTAAAATTTTCTCTAGTCCTGAAAGAAATAAAGAAAGTAAAGAGAAAGTTAAAAAAGAGCTGGAGCTATTAAAAAAGACACATGCCAAACAATTGCTAAAATTGCGTGACATAGCCATTAAAAAGTTATCCGTTGTTTTAGATGGAGTAGTGACCAGTGGTATTTATCATCAATTTGGCGATGAGATTATTCCAGAAGGTACCAAGCTTACCACTCAGTTAATTACTGAAAAGCTCTTCCCTGCTAAAAATATGTACCGAGATGAGTCCCTTTATAATGTTCCGGCAGAAGCCAATCTAATTGGCGATCTGTTGCCTACTAATTGGACGGCTGATTCATCTAAAAATGATCTGGTCGGGCGTATTATAGCCAACTATATTAAAAAATGCACAGAATGTATTGTACGTTTTAAACGTGAAAGGTTTACATTAGAGGCAGGGGATGGGTTACCCAAAGGGGTTGTCAAGGTAGCTAAGGTCTATATTGCAGAAAAAAGAAAGCTAAAGGTTGGCGATAAAATGTCTGGAAGGCATGGAAATAAAGGTATTGTTTGTAAGATCGTACCACAAGAAGATATGCCATTCTTAGCAGACGGTACGCCGGTAGATGTCGTATTGAGTCCACTCGGATTGCCTTCTCGTATGAACTTAGGTCAGCTCTATGAAACAGTACTAGGATGGGCTGGTTATCAATTGGGAAAACGCTATGTCAATCCTATTTTTGAAGGTATGGCTTTAGATCAGATTTCCAATGAATTGGATCAAGCTGGCTTACCTGCTTTTGGTAAAACAACCGTTTATGATGGAGGGACCGGTATTCCATTTAGTCAAAAAGTGACAGTTGGTGTAGTATATCTGCTCAAGCTTGCCCATTTGGTAGATGATAAAATGCATGCCCGTTCCACAGGTCCTTACTCTTTGATTACCCAGCAACCATTAGGTGGTAAAGCCCAATTTGGAGGTCAAAGATTTGGTGAGATGGAGGTTTGGGCATTAGAAGCATATGGCGCTGCCTATACGTTACAAGAAATGCTCAATACCAAATCAGATGATGTAGTCGGCAGGTCTAAAGCCTATGAAGCAATTGTAAAAGGCAATAACATTCCAAAACCTAATTTATCTGAATCATTTAATGTATTGATTCACGAACTAAGGGGGCTAGGTCTTGAAATTACACTTGTATAA
- a CDS encoding ankyrin repeat domain-containing protein: MRIKNTSYFIYSYIITGIYIFLSFLTASCNDGPEFKHRNGEQYKSFEKGQTDVNDKDKYGETALHRAAEHNRIEEVKGLLSTPNILVNEKDNSLGYTPLHRAVNECHLEVVKALCSDPRVDINVKNKYGETALHMISANGHVKVTKALLSTPSILVNEKNEWGKTALDIASEDRHEEVVDLLLAAGGMSGKRNDT, translated from the coding sequence ATGCGCATAAAAAACACATCATACTTTATATATTCTTATATAATTACAGGAATATATATCTTCCTTTCGTTTCTTACTGCTTCCTGTAATGATGGACCTGAATTTAAACATCGCAATGGTGAGCAATACAAATCATTTGAAAAAGGTCAAACTGACGTCAATGATAAAGACAAATATGGTGAAACCGCTCTTCATCGTGCAGCAGAACACAATCGTATAGAGGAAGTTAAAGGGCTACTTTCAACACCAAATATTTTAGTAAATGAAAAAGATAATTCTCTTGGATATACTCCTCTTCATAGAGCAGTAAATGAATGTCATTTAGAGGTTGTTAAAGCGCTATGCTCAGATCCACGTGTTGATATTAATGTGAAAAATAAATATGGTGAAACAGCTCTGCATATGATATCAGCAAACGGACATGTAAAGGTAACTAAAGCCCTACTTTCAACACCAAGTATCTTAGTAAATGAAAAAAATGAATGGGGTAAAACAGCTCTTGATATTGCATCAGAAGATCGGCATGAAGAAGTGGTTGATTTATTACTGGCGGCTGGTGGTATGAGTGGAAAACGGAACGATACATAA